In Xanthomonas sacchari, a genomic segment contains:
- a CDS encoding rhodanese-like domain-containing protein — MNFEELLAFAGRNPMLALALVGLTIALIVTEVARLFRGYKSLRPAELTRLINAGNAVLVDLSAAADFEKGHIAGSRNATASQFGPEHKLVANAKAQPVVLVCRTGTTADGAAKQLKKAGFEQVYVLEGGIAAWQQAELPLVKGR, encoded by the coding sequence GTGAACTTCGAAGAACTGCTGGCCTTCGCTGGCCGCAACCCGATGCTGGCCCTGGCCCTGGTGGGCCTGACCATCGCCCTGATCGTCACCGAAGTGGCGCGCCTGTTCCGTGGCTACAAGAGCCTGCGGCCGGCCGAGCTGACCCGCCTGATCAACGCCGGCAACGCGGTGCTGGTCGACCTGTCGGCCGCGGCCGACTTCGAGAAGGGTCACATCGCCGGCAGCCGCAACGCCACCGCCAGCCAGTTCGGTCCCGAGCACAAGCTGGTGGCCAACGCCAAGGCGCAGCCGGTGGTGCTGGTGTGCCGCACCGGCACCACCGCCGACGGCGCCGCCAAGCAGCTGAAGAAGGCCGGCTTCGAGCAGGTCTACGTGCTGGAGGGCGGCATCGCCGCCTGGCAGCAGGCCGAGCTGCCGCTGGTCAAGGGCCGCTGA
- the secB gene encoding protein-export chaperone SecB, which yields MSDLTNNGAAAPADAAAGPAFTIEKIYVKDVSFESPNAPSVFNDNAQPELQLNLNQRVQQLNEQAFEVVLAVTLTCTAGGKTAYVAEVQQAGVFGLVGLDPQAVDVLLGTQCPSILFPYVRSLVSDLIQAGGFPPFFLQPINFEALYAETLRQRAQQGEGQSLADSEPAGNA from the coding sequence ATGTCCGACCTCACCAACAACGGCGCCGCGGCGCCGGCCGACGCCGCGGCCGGCCCCGCTTTCACCATCGAGAAGATCTACGTCAAGGACGTGTCCTTCGAGTCCCCCAACGCGCCGTCGGTGTTCAACGACAACGCGCAGCCGGAACTGCAGCTCAACCTCAACCAGCGCGTGCAGCAGCTCAACGAGCAGGCCTTCGAAGTGGTGCTGGCCGTGACCCTGACCTGCACCGCCGGCGGCAAGACCGCCTACGTGGCCGAAGTGCAGCAGGCCGGCGTGTTCGGCCTGGTCGGCCTGGACCCGCAGGCGGTGGACGTGCTGCTCGGCACCCAGTGCCCGAGCATCCTGTTCCCGTACGTGCGCTCGCTGGTCAGCGACCTGATCCAGGCCGGCGGCTTCCCGCCGTTCTTCCTGCAGCCGATCAACTTCGAGGCCCTGTACGCCGAGACCCTGCGCCAGCGCGCGCAGCAGGGCGAGGGCCAGTCGCTGGCCGATTCGGAGCCGGCCGGCAACGCCTGA
- a CDS encoding NAD(P)H-dependent glycerol-3-phosphate dehydrogenase, whose product MRDNAKKKIAVLGAGSWGTALASLTARHGYPTVLWGRDAAVAEAIGQRHENPRYLPGIALPEGLQATTELAAAIDGADWILVVVPSHAFTETLRQLAPLRPAQAGVAWATKGFEPGSGRFLHEVAQEILGEDVPLAVVTGPSFAKEVALDLPTAVTVHGDAAFAQQVADAMHGPTFRAYTGDDMVGAELGGAMKNVLAVATGVADGMELGLNARAGLITRGLNEMLRLAAAIGAKPETLMGLAGLGDLVLTCTGDLSRNRRLGLALGRGQPLQEAVRAIGQVVESVQTADEVMRQAERHGIDLPISNAVRAVLHGELTPAVGLQQLLAREQKPEYPTTLFS is encoded by the coding sequence ATGCGCGATAACGCCAAGAAGAAGATCGCCGTCCTCGGTGCCGGCTCCTGGGGCACGGCGCTGGCGTCGCTGACCGCACGGCACGGGTATCCGACCGTGCTGTGGGGCCGCGATGCCGCGGTCGCCGAGGCCATCGGGCAGCGCCACGAGAACCCGCGCTACCTGCCGGGGATCGCGCTGCCGGAGGGCTTGCAGGCGACCACCGAGCTGGCGGCGGCCATCGACGGCGCCGACTGGATCCTGGTGGTGGTGCCGTCGCATGCGTTCACCGAGACCCTGCGCCAGTTGGCGCCGCTGCGCCCGGCGCAGGCCGGCGTGGCCTGGGCGACCAAGGGCTTCGAGCCCGGGTCCGGGCGTTTCCTGCACGAAGTGGCGCAGGAAATCCTGGGCGAGGACGTGCCGCTGGCCGTGGTCACCGGCCCGTCCTTCGCCAAGGAAGTGGCCCTGGACCTGCCGACCGCGGTGACCGTGCACGGCGATGCCGCGTTCGCGCAGCAGGTCGCCGACGCGATGCACGGCCCGACCTTCCGCGCCTACACCGGCGACGACATGGTCGGCGCCGAGCTGGGCGGGGCGATGAAGAACGTGTTGGCGGTGGCCACCGGCGTGGCCGACGGCATGGAGCTGGGCCTCAACGCCCGCGCCGGCCTGATCACCCGCGGCCTCAACGAGATGCTGCGGCTGGCCGCGGCGATCGGCGCCAAGCCGGAAACCCTGATGGGCCTGGCCGGGCTGGGCGACCTGGTGCTCACCTGCACCGGCGACCTGTCGCGCAACCGCCGGCTGGGCCTGGCGCTGGGCCGTGGGCAGCCGCTGCAGGAGGCGGTGCGCGCGATCGGCCAGGTGGTCGAGTCGGTGCAGACCGCCGACGAGGTGATGCGCCAGGCCGAGCGCCACGGCATCGACCTGCCGATCTCCAACGCGGTGCGCGCGGTCCTGCACGGCGAACTGACCCCGGCGGTCGGCCTGCAGCAATTGCTGGCGCGCGAACAGAAGCCCGAGTACCCGACTACCCTGTTCAGTTGA
- a CDS encoding Ax21 family protein — protein sequence MKTSLLALGLLATLPFAASAAEGLSYNYVEGGYVKTDASGGDADGWAVKGSYAFHPNFSVFGDFNRQKTDFGDVRVDQWRIGAGYNHEIATSTDLVTRVAYNRFDPEYGTKFNGWSAEAGIRTAFNPYLEVYALGGYEDYAKKDGINPEGQFYGRLGAQAKLNQNWGLSADLKMDRHGDKEWFVGPRFSW from the coding sequence ATGAAGACCTCTCTGCTTGCTCTCGGCCTCCTGGCCACCCTGCCGTTCGCCGCTTCGGCTGCCGAAGGCCTTTCCTACAACTACGTCGAGGGCGGCTACGTCAAGACCGACGCCAGCGGCGGCGACGCCGACGGCTGGGCCGTCAAGGGTTCCTACGCGTTCCACCCGAACTTCAGCGTGTTCGGCGACTTCAACCGCCAGAAGACCGATTTCGGCGACGTGCGCGTTGACCAGTGGCGCATCGGCGCCGGCTACAACCACGAGATCGCGACCAGCACCGACCTGGTGACCCGCGTTGCCTACAACCGCTTCGACCCGGAATACGGCACCAAGTTCAACGGCTGGAGCGCCGAAGCCGGTATCCGTACCGCGTTCAACCCGTACCTGGAAGTCTATGCGCTGGGCGGCTACGAAGACTACGCGAAGAAGGACGGCATCAATCCGGAAGGCCAGTTCTACGGCCGCCTGGGCGCCCAGGCCAAGCTGAACCAGAACTGGGGCCTCAGCGCCGACCTGAAGATGGACCGCCACGGCGACAAGGAATGGTTCGTCGGCCCGCGCTTCAGCTGGTAA
- a CDS encoding TetR/AcrR family transcriptional regulator, which translates to MSGRTWRQDPHRKEAIELAALRVILDHGVAGTTFRKVAEEAGVPLSATTYYFGSMHDLLVAAFTRFSQDVSSDFAAEIRAAQSHAQALDAVVNIIFAEGTASPRVLLLSYELYAFARRHPEMTAIMRQWMARSRAALETHFSATASAAIDAFIEGATIHRSVVPMGRQRVREAIEKLAAL; encoded by the coding sequence ATGAGCGGCAGGACCTGGCGCCAGGATCCGCACCGGAAGGAGGCGATCGAGCTGGCCGCGCTGCGGGTGATCCTGGACCACGGCGTCGCGGGCACCACCTTCCGCAAGGTCGCCGAGGAAGCCGGCGTTCCGCTCAGCGCCACCACCTACTACTTCGGCTCGATGCACGACCTGCTGGTGGCCGCGTTCACCCGGTTTTCCCAGGACGTGTCCAGCGACTTCGCCGCCGAGATCCGCGCCGCGCAGAGTCACGCGCAGGCCCTGGACGCGGTGGTGAACATCATCTTCGCCGAGGGAACCGCGTCCCCGCGCGTGTTGCTGCTGAGCTACGAACTGTATGCCTTCGCCCGCCGGCATCCGGAGATGACCGCGATCATGCGGCAGTGGATGGCCAGGAGCCGGGCGGCCCTGGAAACGCATTTCTCCGCCACGGCGTCCGCTGCCATCGATGCCTTCATCGAAGGCGCGACGATCCACCGCTCGGTGGTGCCGATGGGCAGGCAGCGCGTGCGCGAGGCGATAGAGAAGCTCGCCGCGCTGTAG
- a CDS encoding DUF1349 domain-containing protein produces MANAGERDVDIGRRATLGGLAAGGVALATGTRAAAPSGWEAGTWLNAPRIHRRLPGGVLEVVTDKGGDFWRETHYGFTRDSGHFLGIAAPARFTCQLRVRARFEQLYDQAGLMVRVDERRWVKAGIELSDGRPMLSSVMTDGRSDWATGPYDADAADFWMRATVDQGVLRLQVSRDGTYWPLVRLCPFPVASTYLVGPMTCTPEREGLSVRFSDWRLGPALGKDLHDLS; encoded by the coding sequence ATGGCCAATGCCGGGGAGCGGGACGTGGATATCGGCCGCCGGGCGACGCTGGGCGGGCTCGCCGCCGGTGGCGTCGCGCTGGCCACCGGGACGCGCGCCGCGGCGCCTTCCGGCTGGGAGGCGGGCACGTGGCTCAATGCGCCCAGGATCCATCGGCGCCTGCCCGGCGGCGTGCTCGAGGTCGTCACCGACAAGGGCGGCGATTTCTGGCGCGAGACCCACTACGGATTCACCCGCGACAGCGGGCATTTCCTGGGTATCGCCGCGCCGGCGCGCTTCACCTGCCAGCTGCGCGTCCGTGCCAGGTTCGAGCAGCTCTACGATCAGGCCGGCCTGATGGTCCGGGTCGACGAGCGCCGCTGGGTGAAGGCCGGCATCGAATTGAGCGACGGCCGGCCGATGCTCAGCAGCGTGATGACCGACGGTCGCTCGGACTGGGCCACCGGCCCGTACGACGCGGATGCCGCGGACTTCTGGATGCGCGCCACCGTGGACCAAGGGGTGTTGCGCCTGCAGGTCTCGCGCGACGGGACGTACTGGCCGCTGGTGCGGCTGTGTCCGTTCCCGGTCGCGTCCACCTATCTGGTCGGCCCGATGACCTGCACGCCGGAGCGCGAGGGATTGTCCGTGCGCTTCTCCGACTGGCGCCTGGGGCCGGCGCTGGGCAAGGACCTGCACGACCTGTCCTGA
- a CDS encoding tRNA (cytidine(34)-2'-O)-methyltransferase has protein sequence MIATPTLHVLLYQPEIPPNTGNVIRLCANTGAQLHLIEPLGFDLGDRQLKRAGLDYHEYARLQVHASLDAALQAIAPRRLFALSTRSSTRYDTPAFADGDAFLFGPETRGLPDAVLEQVPDAQRLRLPMQPHNRSLNLSNAVAVVVFEAWRQLGFPGAD, from the coding sequence ATGATCGCGACCCCAACGCTGCACGTTCTGCTGTACCAGCCCGAAATTCCGCCCAACACGGGCAACGTCATCCGCCTCTGCGCCAATACCGGCGCGCAACTGCACCTGATCGAGCCGCTGGGCTTCGACCTCGGCGACCGCCAGCTCAAGCGCGCCGGCCTGGACTACCACGAATACGCCCGACTGCAGGTCCACGCGTCGCTGGACGCGGCCCTGCAGGCCATCGCCCCGCGCCGCCTGTTCGCCCTCAGCACCCGCAGCAGCACCCGCTACGACACGCCCGCCTTCGCCGACGGCGACGCCTTCCTGTTCGGCCCGGAAACCCGCGGCCTGCCCGACGCCGTGCTGGAGCAGGTGCCCGACGCGCAGCGCCTGCGCCTGCCGATGCAACCGCACAACCGCAGCCTCAACCTGTCCAACGCGGTCGCGGTGGTGGTGTTCGAGGCGTGGCGGCAACTGGGCTTTCCCGGCGCCGACTGA
- a CDS encoding M16 family metallopeptidase: protein MTVSTRPRGALLAVALSAALGALSYAPPSTAARPAAATLVDIAYEQFTLPNGLRVVVHTDRKAPIVAVNLWYHVGAKDEPAGRTGFAHLFEHLMFQGSENHHGEFFEPFKQVGVTDQNGTTNSDRTNYFENVPTTALDMALWMESDRMGHLLGAIDQAALDEQRGVVQNEKRQGENQPYGQAWSRLSRALYPAGHPYHHTVIGSMNDLNAASLADVKQWFRTWYGPNNAVLVLAGDIDVATAKEKVTRYFGDIPAGPSMAQPKVDVAQRSQSTRETMTDKVPQTRIYRVWNVAQIGTEDVDRLQLLAQVLGGAKSSRLDRRLVHEDKLVDRISASVWPSQLGSGFGIIAMVKQGVDPARVEAAIDEEVRRLLDKGPDKAELARAKTAFRAGFIRGVERIGGFGGKADVLAECAVYTGDPGCFRTSLATIANTRPRELTAVGRKWLGKGDYTLLVQPGERVALAEEPTVQPAPLNPPPVDPKYRTLPSVVDRSAGPPRTTQFPQLKFPALQRATLKNGSTLILAERHDVPVVQFSYEFQGGYSADQGRKPGTASFAMGMLDEGAGDRDALAFADAADALGATLSAGASLDGSNAYLSALKENLAPSLALYADMLQRPRFAPNEIERIRASWIAGIRQEKAQPNGVAMRVLPPLLYGAGHPYAIPFSGTGTEAAIAALQREDLVDFHRDWVRPENAALIVVGDTTLGEIVPLLDAQFGDWKGEGPTPSVPAPAGVARPAKPRVYLIDQPGAVQANLFASELVPPTTDPASVRFDMANGVIGGDFTSRLNMNLRENKHWSYGARSGAASALGQRPWTASAPVQIDKTAPALQEMSKEISAFANGKAPATAEEVARIRNIQTLSLPGAYETASAVMGAIGGIVRYGRPDDYVFKRKAEIEAMTPAQVREAASMLDPNGLTWVVVGDLKQIEAPVRALKLGEVTVIDADGVPPGGAAATAAPR, encoded by the coding sequence ATGACCGTCTCGACCCGCCCGCGTGGCGCCCTGCTGGCCGTTGCGCTGTCCGCCGCGCTCGGCGCACTGAGCTACGCGCCGCCCTCGACGGCGGCCCGGCCCGCCGCCGCCACGTTGGTGGATATCGCCTATGAGCAGTTCACCCTGCCCAACGGACTGCGGGTGGTGGTGCACACCGATCGCAAGGCGCCGATCGTGGCGGTCAACCTCTGGTACCACGTGGGCGCCAAGGACGAGCCGGCCGGGCGTACCGGTTTCGCGCATCTGTTCGAGCACCTGATGTTCCAGGGCAGCGAGAACCACCACGGCGAGTTCTTCGAGCCGTTCAAGCAGGTCGGCGTCACCGACCAGAACGGCACCACCAACAGCGACCGCACCAATTACTTCGAGAACGTGCCGACCACCGCGCTGGACATGGCGCTGTGGATGGAATCGGACCGCATGGGCCACCTGCTCGGCGCCATCGACCAGGCCGCGCTGGACGAACAGCGCGGGGTGGTGCAGAACGAGAAGCGCCAGGGCGAGAACCAGCCGTATGGCCAGGCCTGGAGCCGGCTGAGCCGCGCGCTGTACCCGGCCGGCCACCCGTACCACCACACCGTCATCGGCTCGATGAACGATCTCAACGCGGCCTCGCTGGCCGACGTCAAGCAGTGGTTCCGCACCTGGTACGGGCCCAACAACGCAGTGCTGGTGCTGGCCGGTGACATCGACGTGGCCACGGCCAAGGAGAAGGTGACGCGCTACTTCGGCGACATCCCGGCCGGCCCGAGCATGGCCCAGCCCAAGGTCGACGTGGCCCAGCGCAGCCAGTCCACCCGCGAGACCATGACCGACAAGGTGCCGCAGACGCGGATCTACCGCGTCTGGAACGTGGCGCAGATCGGCACCGAGGACGTCGACCGGCTGCAGTTGCTGGCGCAGGTGCTGGGCGGCGCCAAGTCCTCGCGGCTGGATCGGCGCCTGGTCCACGAGGACAAGCTGGTCGACCGGATCAGCGCCTCGGTGTGGCCGTCGCAGCTCGGCTCCGGCTTCGGCATCATCGCCATGGTCAAGCAGGGCGTGGACCCGGCCAGGGTCGAGGCCGCGATCGACGAGGAAGTGCGCCGGTTGCTGGACAAGGGGCCGGACAAGGCCGAACTGGCGCGTGCCAAGACCGCCTTCCGCGCCGGCTTCATCCGCGGCGTCGAGCGCATCGGCGGCTTCGGCGGCAAGGCCGACGTGCTGGCCGAATGCGCGGTGTACACCGGCGACCCCGGCTGCTTCCGCACCTCGTTGGCGACCATCGCCAACACCCGCCCGCGCGAGCTGACCGCGGTCGGCCGCAAGTGGCTGGGCAAGGGCGACTACACCTTGCTGGTGCAGCCGGGCGAGCGCGTGGCCCTGGCCGAGGAGCCGACGGTGCAACCGGCGCCGCTGAACCCGCCGCCGGTCGACCCCAAGTACCGCACCCTGCCCAGCGTGGTCGACCGCAGCGCCGGCCCGCCCAGGACCACCCAGTTCCCGCAACTGAAGTTTCCGGCGCTGCAGCGCGCCACGCTGAAGAACGGCAGCACGCTGATCCTGGCCGAGCGCCACGACGTGCCGGTGGTGCAGTTCAGCTACGAGTTCCAGGGCGGCTACAGCGCCGACCAGGGGCGCAAGCCGGGCACGGCCAGCTTCGCCATGGGTATGCTCGACGAGGGCGCCGGCGACCGCGACGCGCTGGCGTTCGCCGATGCCGCCGATGCTCTGGGCGCCACGCTGTCCGCCGGCGCCTCGCTGGACGGCAGCAATGCCTATCTGTCGGCCCTGAAGGAGAACCTGGCGCCGTCGCTGGCGCTGTATGCGGACATGCTGCAGCGGCCGCGCTTCGCGCCGAACGAGATCGAGCGGATCCGCGCCAGCTGGATCGCCGGCATCCGCCAGGAGAAGGCGCAGCCCAACGGCGTCGCCATGCGGGTGCTGCCGCCGCTGCTGTACGGCGCCGGCCACCCGTACGCGATCCCGTTCAGCGGCACAGGTACCGAGGCGGCGATCGCGGCCCTGCAGCGCGAGGACCTGGTGGACTTCCACCGCGACTGGGTGCGTCCGGAGAACGCCGCCCTGATCGTGGTCGGCGACACCACCCTGGGCGAGATCGTGCCGCTGCTGGACGCGCAATTCGGCGACTGGAAGGGTGAGGGTCCCACGCCGTCGGTGCCGGCGCCGGCCGGCGTGGCGCGGCCGGCCAAGCCGCGCGTGTACCTGATCGACCAGCCCGGTGCGGTACAGGCCAACCTGTTCGCCTCGGAACTGGTGCCGCCGACCACCGATCCGGCCTCGGTCCGTTTCGACATGGCCAACGGCGTGATCGGTGGCGACTTCACCTCGCGCCTGAACATGAACCTGCGCGAGAACAAGCATTGGTCCTACGGCGCGCGCAGCGGCGCGGCCAGCGCGCTCGGCCAGCGGCCGTGGACCGCCTCGGCGCCGGTGCAGATCGACAAGACCGCTCCGGCGCTGCAGGAGATGTCCAAGGAGATCAGCGCCTTCGCCAACGGCAAGGCGCCAGCGACGGCCGAAGAGGTGGCGCGGATCCGCAACATCCAGACCCTGAGCCTGCCCGGTGCCTACGAGACCGCCAGCGCGGTGATGGGCGCGATCGGCGGCATCGTCCGCTATGGCCGCCCCGACGACTATGTGTTCAAGCGCAAGGCCGAGATCGAGGCGATGACCCCGGCGCAGGTGCGCGAGGCGGCGTCGATGCTCGACCCGAACGGCCTGACCTGGGTGGTGGTGGGCGACCTGAAGCAGATCGAGGCGCCGGTGCGCGCGCTGAAGCTGGGCGAGGTCACGGTGATCGACGCTGACGGGGTGCCGCCGGGCGGCGCGGCAGCGACCGCGGCGCCGCGCTGA
- a CDS encoding DUF4156 domain-containing protein has translation MRLPIALVLLATLAGCTWVPMAPEGKGVRVLPPGQAASGCEKRGEVVVSVKSSVGFYQRNPLRVREELETLARNEAPGVGANTVQAMGDPVDGDQRFTAYQCGGR, from the coding sequence ATGCGTCTTCCCATCGCGCTCGTCCTGCTCGCCACGCTCGCCGGCTGCACCTGGGTGCCGATGGCGCCGGAGGGCAAGGGGGTACGGGTGCTGCCCCCGGGGCAGGCCGCCAGCGGCTGCGAGAAGCGCGGTGAGGTGGTGGTGTCGGTGAAGAGCAGCGTCGGCTTCTACCAGCGCAACCCGTTGCGGGTGCGCGAGGAGCTGGAGACCCTGGCCCGCAACGAGGCGCCCGGGGTTGGCGCCAACACCGTGCAGGCGATGGGCGACCCGGTCGACGGCGACCAGCGTTTCACCGCCTACCAGTGCGGCGGCCGCTGA
- a CDS encoding 3-oxoacyl-ACP synthase III: MLFNNVSIAGLAHIDAPHTLTSKQINERLQPTYDRLGIRADVLGDIAGIHARRMWDQDMQASDAATLAARKAISDAGIEAGQIGLLVNTSVSRDYLEPSTASIVSGNLGVSEQCMTFDVANACLAFINGMDIAARMIERGEIDYALVVDGETANLVYEKTLERMTSPDVTADEFRDELAALTLGCGAAAMVMARAELVPDAPRYRGGVTRSATQWNALCRGNLDRMVTDTRMLLIEGIKLAQKTFAAARQALGWAVDELDQYVIHQVSQPHTQAFIKNFGIDPKKVMTIFGEHGNIGPASVPIVLSKLRELGRLKKGDRIALMGIGSGLNCSMAEVVW, translated from the coding sequence ATGCTCTTCAACAACGTCTCCATCGCGGGACTGGCGCATATCGATGCGCCGCACACGCTCACCTCCAAGCAGATCAACGAGCGCCTGCAGCCGACCTACGACCGGCTGGGGATTCGCGCCGACGTGCTCGGCGACATCGCCGGCATCCACGCGCGGCGCATGTGGGATCAGGACATGCAGGCTTCCGACGCGGCGACGCTGGCCGCGCGCAAGGCGATCAGCGATGCCGGCATCGAGGCCGGGCAGATCGGGCTGCTGGTCAACACCTCGGTCAGCCGCGACTACCTGGAGCCGTCCACCGCCAGCATCGTCTCGGGCAACCTGGGCGTGAGCGAGCAGTGCATGACCTTCGACGTCGCCAATGCCTGCCTGGCCTTCATCAACGGCATGGACATCGCGGCGCGGATGATCGAGCGCGGCGAGATCGACTACGCGTTGGTGGTCGACGGCGAAACCGCCAACCTGGTGTACGAGAAGACCCTGGAGCGGATGACCTCGCCGGACGTGACCGCCGACGAGTTCCGCGACGAGCTGGCCGCGCTGACCCTGGGCTGCGGCGCCGCGGCCATGGTGATGGCGCGTGCCGAACTGGTGCCGGACGCACCGCGCTACCGCGGCGGCGTGACCCGCTCGGCGACGCAGTGGAATGCCCTGTGCCGGGGCAACCTGGACCGGATGGTCACCGATACCCGCATGTTGCTGATCGAAGGCATCAAGCTGGCCCAGAAGACCTTCGCCGCCGCGCGCCAGGCGCTGGGCTGGGCGGTGGACGAACTGGACCAGTACGTCATCCACCAGGTCAGCCAGCCGCACACCCAGGCCTTCATCAAGAATTTCGGCATCGACCCGAAGAAGGTCATGACCATCTTCGGCGAACACGGCAACATCGGCCCGGCCAGCGTGCCGATCGTGCTGAGCAAGCTGCGCGAGTTGGGCCGCCTGAAGAAGGGCGACCGGATCGCGCTGATGGGCATCGGCTCGGGCCTGAACTGCTCGATGGCCGAGGTGGTTTGGTAA
- a CDS encoding Fic family protein, with translation MSLRRCTGHYVPGSLAGSRYQAFVPDPLPPEPPLQLAAAPLIARKEQADQALGRLDGITLMLPDPELFLYHYVCKEAVLSSQIEGMQSSLSDLLLFELDEAPGVPLDDVEEVSNYVAALNHGLRRLRQDDFPLSLRLIREMHALLLQGGRGAGKRPGEFRSGQVWIGGASPALAHFVPPPPEALDAALAAFERFLHAPGRDVSPLVKAALAHVQFETIHPFSDGNGRLGRLLIALILCNEGVLRAPSLYLSLFFKRHRARYYERLNAVRTEGDWEGWLDFFLEGVADTAQQAVSTAQRLLALLADDRARIAGLGTRAGNVGLVFEQFARRVLLGVPQVQPHLPLSAPTIRAAIRTLQDLGIVNELTGQQRHRVFAYQAYLDILSEGAQPL, from the coding sequence ATGTCGCTTCGACGCTGTACTGGACACTACGTCCCCGGTTCACTAGCCGGCAGCCGCTACCAAGCGTTCGTCCCTGACCCGCTGCCGCCCGAGCCGCCGCTGCAATTGGCGGCGGCGCCGTTGATCGCGCGCAAGGAGCAGGCCGACCAGGCGCTGGGTCGCCTGGATGGCATCACCCTGATGCTGCCGGACCCAGAGCTGTTCCTCTATCACTACGTGTGCAAGGAAGCGGTCCTGTCCTCGCAGATCGAGGGCATGCAGTCTTCGCTGTCCGATCTGCTGCTGTTCGAACTGGACGAGGCGCCGGGCGTTCCCCTGGACGATGTCGAGGAAGTCTCCAACTACGTCGCCGCGTTGAACCACGGGCTGCGGCGCTTGCGTCAGGACGACTTCCCGCTGTCGCTACGTCTGATCCGTGAGATGCATGCCCTGCTGCTGCAAGGCGGGCGTGGCGCCGGCAAACGTCCGGGCGAATTCCGTTCGGGCCAGGTCTGGATCGGCGGTGCCTCACCGGCGTTGGCGCATTTCGTGCCGCCGCCGCCGGAAGCGTTGGATGCGGCGCTGGCTGCCTTCGAGCGCTTCCTGCATGCGCCGGGCCGCGATGTCTCGCCGCTGGTCAAGGCGGCCCTGGCGCATGTGCAGTTCGAGACCATCCATCCCTTCAGCGACGGCAACGGCAGGCTGGGGCGGCTGCTGATCGCGTTGATCCTGTGCAACGAAGGCGTGCTACGCGCGCCCAGCCTGTATCTGAGCCTGTTCTTCAAGCGCCACCGCGCGCGCTATTACGAGCGCCTCAACGCGGTACGCACCGAAGGCGACTGGGAGGGCTGGCTGGATTTCTTTCTCGAGGGCGTGGCGGATACGGCGCAACAGGCGGTGTCCACCGCGCAGCGCCTGCTGGCGCTGCTGGCGGACGACCGCGCACGCATCGCTGGATTGGGAACGCGTGCCGGCAACGTTGGCCTGGTGTTCGAGCAGTTCGCCCGTCGCGTGTTGCTCGGCGTGCCGCAGGTCCAGCCGCATTTGCCGCTCAGCGCACCGACGATCCGTGCCGCCATCCGCACCTTGCAGGATCTGGGTATCGTCAACGAACTCACCGGGCAGCAGCGGCACCGTGTGTTTGCCTATCAGGCCTATCTGGACATCCTCAGCGAGGGTGCGCAGCCGCTATGA
- a CDS encoding alpha/beta fold hydrolase, protein MNYPGYPFTPQRFEVRPGLQMSYLDEGPRDGEVVVMLHGNPSWSYLWRTLVSGLSDRYRCIVPDHIGMGLSDKPDDAPGARPGYDYTLQSRVDDLDALLRHLRIDGPVTLAVHDWGGMIGFGWALSHHAQVRRLVITNTAAFPLPAAKPMPWQIAMGRHWRPGEWFIRTFNAFSSGASWLGVSRRMPADVRRAYVAPYDNWANRISTIRFMQDIPLSPADKAWSLLERAERALPSFADRPAFIGWGLRDICFDHHFLEGFRRALPQAEVMAFEDANHYVLEDKHEVLVPAIRRFLDAHPLS, encoded by the coding sequence ATGAACTACCCCGGCTACCCCTTCACCCCGCAGCGCTTCGAGGTCCGCCCGGGGCTGCAGATGTCCTATCTCGACGAAGGTCCGCGCGACGGCGAGGTGGTGGTGATGCTGCACGGCAATCCGTCGTGGAGCTATCTGTGGCGCACGCTGGTGAGCGGGCTGTCGGACCGCTACCGCTGCATCGTGCCCGACCACATCGGCATGGGCCTGTCGGACAAGCCGGACGATGCGCCGGGCGCGCGGCCGGGCTACGACTACACCCTGCAGTCGCGTGTGGACGACCTCGACGCGCTGCTGCGGCATCTGCGCATCGACGGGCCGGTGACGCTGGCGGTGCACGACTGGGGCGGCATGATCGGCTTCGGCTGGGCGTTGTCGCACCATGCGCAGGTGCGGCGCCTGGTCATCACCAATACCGCGGCGTTCCCGCTGCCGGCGGCCAAGCCGATGCCGTGGCAGATCGCGATGGGCCGGCACTGGCGCCCGGGCGAGTGGTTCATCCGCACCTTCAATGCGTTCTCCTCGGGCGCGTCGTGGCTGGGCGTGTCGCGGCGCATGCCCGCTGACGTGCGTCGCGCCTACGTGGCGCCGTACGACAACTGGGCCAACCGCATCTCCACCATTCGCTTCATGCAGGACATCCCGCTGTCGCCGGCGGACAAGGCCTGGTCGTTGCTGGAGCGGGCCGAGCGGGCGTTGCCGTCGTTCGCCGATCGTCCGGCCTTCATCGGCTGGGGCCTGCGCGACATCTGCTTCGACCATCATTTCCTGGAAGGCTTCCGCCGCGCGCTGCCGCAGGCCGAGGTGATGGCTTTCGAGGATGCCAACCACTACGTGCTGGAAGACAAGCACGAGGTGCTGGTACCGGCGATCCGCCGCTTCCTGGACGCGCATCCGCTGTCCTGA